One Deinococcus aerius DNA segment encodes these proteins:
- a CDS encoding AAA family ATPase gives MPPTLLVVSGLPASGKTHLGSRLARELGWPFVTKDEYKELLHEHLPDLTRAQAGPLSFEIMYHVAGVMLAAGGNAVLETHFYRGLSEPKIRALAGTHGAKVVQVFCHAPLEELRRRHAARVASGARPHIDQPFDHARLPESACWTPLALDGPLREVDTTLPHDLAELARWVRVYG, from the coding sequence ATGCCCCCCACCCTCCTCGTCGTCTCCGGCCTCCCCGCCTCCGGCAAGACCCACCTCGGCTCGCGGCTGGCGCGGGAGCTGGGCTGGCCCTTCGTGACCAAGGACGAGTACAAGGAACTCCTGCATGAGCATCTGCCCGACCTGACCCGCGCGCAGGCCGGGCCGCTGAGTTTCGAGATCATGTACCACGTGGCGGGCGTCATGCTGGCGGCGGGCGGGAATGCCGTGCTGGAGACACACTTCTACCGGGGACTGAGCGAGCCGAAAATCAGGGCGTTGGCGGGGACACACGGGGCGAAGGTCGTCCAGGTCTTCTGCCATGCCCCGTTAGAGGAACTGAGGCGGCGGCACGCGGCGCGGGTGGCCTCCGGGGCGCGTCCCCACATCGACCAGCCCTTCGACCATGCCCGGTTGCCGGAGAGCGCCTGCTGGACGCCGCTGGCGCTGGACGGTCCTCTCCGCGAGGTGGACACCACCCTCCCCCACGACCTCGCCGAACTCGCCCGCTGGGTCCGGGTATACGGCTGA
- a CDS encoding helix-turn-helix transcriptional regulator, which translates to MVFTSESQVSGSPLVESVWRAESERAGSFTSLAVTRSELVFTRHGGMTSAVLRGPESRATVAHVPPDAEFLGITFRLGVFVPTLPPAHLLDRHAVLPATGGTFWLHDESLPVPDSQDADAFVDRLVRLGLLRLEPTVDLLLNSDLPGRPATLRTLQRRFLHATGLSSRSVLTIERARRAAALLQTGAAIPDVVHDLGYTDQPHLTRALRHLIGQTPARILGEVWPHSPLSSQELGRQDPAAE; encoded by the coding sequence ATGGTCTTCACGTCCGAGAGCCAGGTCTCCGGGTCCCCGCTGGTCGAATCGGTCTGGCGTGCCGAGAGTGAGCGGGCCGGGTCCTTTACCTCGCTCGCGGTGACCCGGTCGGAACTGGTGTTCACGCGCCACGGGGGAATGACCTCCGCCGTGCTGCGCGGGCCGGAGAGCCGGGCGACCGTCGCGCACGTGCCCCCGGACGCGGAGTTCCTCGGCATCACCTTCAGGCTCGGCGTCTTCGTTCCCACGCTTCCGCCCGCGCACCTCCTCGACCGGCACGCGGTGTTGCCCGCTACCGGGGGCACGTTCTGGCTGCACGACGAATCCCTCCCGGTCCCGGACAGTCAGGACGCCGACGCCTTCGTCGACCGCCTCGTGCGCCTCGGGCTCCTGCGGCTCGAGCCGACCGTCGACCTGTTGTTGAATTCGGACCTGCCCGGGCGTCCGGCCACCCTCCGCACCCTGCAACGGCGCTTTTTGCACGCCACCGGCCTGTCGAGCCGTTCGGTCCTCACCATCGAGCGGGCGCGCCGGGCGGCGGCGCTGCTCCAGACCGGGGCCGCGATCCCGGATGTCGTCCACGACCTGGGCTACACCGATCAGCCGCACCTGACCCGGGCGCTGCGGCACCTCATCGGCCAGACCCCCGCGCGCATCCTGGGGGAAGTCTGGCCGCACTCACCGCTCAGCAGTCAGGAGTTGGGGCGGCAGGACCCGGCGGCTGAGTAA
- a CDS encoding dihydrofolate reductase family protein, translating into MRKIIAVEYLSLDGIMSDPMWTAPYFNGELGELQDRWLFGSDTLLLGRVTYEGMSGAWMARPDDDGFTARINALPKHVVTRTLTDLTWNATPLSGDIAGEVRALKGGEGTNILIYGSGVLVRSLLEHGLIDEFHLIVCPVVVGEGRRLFSGESRAALHLAEVQTTATGVVVLSYRPEQPTPTQG; encoded by the coding sequence ATGCGAAAAATCATCGCGGTGGAATACCTGAGCCTGGACGGCATCATGAGCGACCCCATGTGGACCGCCCCGTACTTCAATGGGGAGTTGGGCGAGTTGCAGGACCGGTGGTTGTTCGGGAGCGACACGCTGCTGCTGGGCCGGGTGACGTACGAGGGCATGTCGGGGGCGTGGATGGCGCGCCCTGATGACGACGGGTTCACGGCCCGCATCAACGCCCTGCCCAAGCACGTCGTCACGCGCACCCTGACCGACCTGACCTGGAACGCCACGCCCCTCTCGGGTGACATCGCCGGGGAAGTCCGGGCGCTGAAGGGGGGCGAGGGCACGAACATCCTGATCTACGGCAGCGGCGTGCTCGTGCGTTCGCTGCTGGAGCATGGCCTGATCGACGAGTTCCACCTGATCGTCTGCCCGGTCGTGGTGGGCGAGGGCAGGCGCCTGTTCTCGGGGGAAAGCCGCGCCGCGCTGCATCTGGCGGAGGTCCAGACGACGGCCACGGGGGTCGTGGTGCTGAGCTACCGGCCCGAACAGCCGACCCCCACTCAGGGGTGA
- a CDS encoding AAA family ATPase yields MPPILIVFSGLPGTGKSTLARQLAGQERAIYLRVDTVEAALLNAGHRPITVEGYAVEYAVAEDNLLLGLSVVADCVNPVEATRAAWNDVAQRTGSHLINVEVVCSDMQEHRRRVETRRADPGSHTGQWSPPDWEQLQTYAREYEVWTSPRLVLDTAGRTPEENFEALRLLLAGQAHP; encoded by the coding sequence ATGCCCCCTATCCTCATCGTCTTCTCCGGCCTCCCCGGAACCGGCAAGAGTACGCTGGCCCGGCAACTCGCCGGGCAGGAGCGGGCGATCTACCTCCGGGTGGATACGGTAGAGGCGGCGCTGCTGAACGCCGGACACCGGCCGATCACCGTGGAGGGGTACGCGGTCGAGTACGCCGTGGCCGAAGATAACCTCCTCCTGGGGCTGAGCGTCGTGGCGGACTGCGTGAATCCCGTAGAGGCGACGCGAGCGGCATGGAATGACGTGGCGCAGCGGACGGGGAGCCACCTCATCAACGTCGAGGTGGTCTGTTCAGACATGCAGGAACATCGGCGACGGGTGGAAACCCGCCGGGCCGACCCGGGCAGCCATACCGGCCAGTGGTCCCCGCCGGATTGGGAACAGCTCCAGACCTACGCCCGGGAGTACGAGGTCTGGACCTCCCCCCGCCTCGTGCTGGATACGGCGGGGCGAACGCCCGAGGAGAACTTCGAGGCCCTGCGCCTGCTCCTGGCGGGCCAAGCTCACCCCTGA
- a CDS encoding helix-turn-helix domain-containing protein, whose protein sequence is MGQTVFTPAEVAAVLRVTPETIRRRIMAGDLRALEVGGKERKQYRITATDLADWLGLERASQLFGIGAGLLALERALAEHTGEEVEVAVAEAVQAVRSQQHSQRDALPALTQADIQKRFPKT, encoded by the coding sequence ATGGGGCAAACTGTGTTCACACCAGCGGAAGTGGCAGCGGTCCTGCGCGTGACACCGGAAACAATCCGCCGCAGGATCATGGCGGGGGACCTGCGGGCGCTCGAAGTGGGGGGTAAAGAGCGCAAGCAGTACCGCATCACGGCGACCGATCTCGCCGATTGGTTGGGCCTGGAGCGGGCCTCCCAACTCTTTGGCATCGGAGCGGGCCTCCTCGCGCTGGAGCGGGCTCTGGCCGAACACACCGGGGAGGAGGTAGAGGTGGCCGTAGCGGAGGCGGTCCAGGCGGTCCGGTCCCAGCAGCACTCCCAACGTGACGCGCTGCCCGCCCTCACCCAGGCGGACATCCAGAAGCGGTTCCCGAAGACTTGA
- a CDS encoding PIN domain-containing protein, with the protein MRRLILDTQCLLSAVAAHAQGRDTKLAHVWRTFRARETQLVFGEALLLETQRVLDYASVARLGITSGMAFAAAADLLLLGEYHAPVVRHSWPSLSDPNDWHLLDLLYVAQPDALVTRDARVLAAGRALGMPVKMPEEVESE; encoded by the coding sequence TTGAGGCGCCTGATTCTCGATACCCAGTGTCTCCTGAGTGCGGTCGCCGCTCATGCTCAGGGCCGCGATACGAAGCTCGCCCATGTGTGGCGAACCTTCCGCGCCCGTGAGACCCAACTCGTGTTCGGCGAGGCGTTGCTGCTCGAAACCCAGCGTGTGCTGGACTATGCCAGCGTGGCGCGCCTCGGGATCACCTCGGGGATGGCGTTTGCCGCTGCCGCCGATCTTCTGCTCCTGGGGGAGTACCATGCCCCGGTCGTGCGGCACTCCTGGCCCTCCCTGAGCGACCCGAACGACTGGCACCTGCTCGACCTGCTGTACGTTGCCCAACCGGATGCTCTGGTCACGCGGGACGCCCGGGTGTTGGCGGCGGGGAGGGCGCTGGGGATGCCCGTGAAGATGCCGGAAGAGGTTGAGAGTGAGTGA
- the groL gene encoding chaperonin GroEL (60 kDa chaperone family; promotes refolding of misfolded polypeptides especially under stressful conditions; forms two stacked rings of heptamers to form a barrel-shaped 14mer; ends can be capped by GroES; misfolded proteins enter the barrel where they are refolded when GroES binds) → MPKQLVFEENARRSLERGVNAVANAVKVTLGPRGRNVVIEKKFGSPTITKDGVTVAKEVELEDKLENIGAQLLKEIASKTNDITGDGTTTATVLGQAIVKEGLRNVAAGANPLALKRGIDKAVNVAVEEIKRQAVSVEDSDAIKKVAGISANDPQVGEEIANAMDKVGKEGVITIEESKSFDTEVDVVEGMQFDKGFINPYFITNPDKMEAVLEDAYILINEKKISALKDLLPVLEKVAQTGRPLLIIAEDVEGEALATLVVNKLRGTLNIAAVKAPGFGDRRKEMLRDIAAVTGGQVVSEDLGHRLENVGMDMLGRAKRIRITKDETTIIDGQGNQAEIDARVNAIKAELDTTDSDYAREKLQERLAKLAGGVAVIRVGAATETELKEKKHRYEDALSTARSAVEEGIVAGGGTTLLRVIPAVRKAAEGLEGDEATGARILIRALEEPARQIAANAGEEGSVVVNAVINSDKPRFGFNAATGEYVDDMIAAGIVDPAKVTRTALQNAASIGALILTTEAIVSDKPEKAAAAPAGGGAPDMGGMDF, encoded by the coding sequence ATGCCCAAGCAACTCGTGTTTGAGGAAAACGCCCGCCGCAGCCTGGAACGCGGTGTCAACGCCGTCGCCAACGCCGTCAAGGTCACCCTGGGGCCGCGCGGCCGCAACGTCGTGATCGAGAAGAAGTTCGGCTCCCCCACCATCACCAAGGACGGCGTGACCGTCGCCAAGGAAGTGGAGCTGGAGGACAAGCTCGAGAACATCGGCGCGCAGCTCCTGAAGGAGATCGCCTCCAAGACGAACGACATCACGGGTGACGGCACCACCACCGCCACCGTGCTCGGCCAGGCCATCGTGAAGGAAGGCCTGCGCAACGTGGCGGCGGGCGCCAACCCCCTCGCCCTGAAGCGCGGCATCGACAAGGCCGTGAATGTGGCCGTCGAGGAGATCAAGCGCCAGGCCGTGTCCGTCGAGGACAGCGACGCGATCAAGAAGGTCGCGGGCATCTCGGCCAACGATCCCCAGGTCGGCGAGGAGATCGCCAACGCGATGGACAAGGTCGGCAAGGAGGGCGTCATCACCATCGAGGAGTCGAAGAGCTTCGACACCGAGGTGGACGTCGTCGAGGGGATGCAGTTCGACAAGGGCTTCATCAACCCCTACTTCATCACCAACCCCGACAAGATGGAGGCCGTCCTGGAGGACGCCTACATCCTGATCAACGAGAAGAAGATCAGCGCGCTGAAGGACCTGCTCCCCGTACTGGAGAAGGTCGCGCAGACGGGCCGTCCCCTCCTGATCATCGCCGAGGACGTGGAGGGCGAGGCGCTCGCCACCCTGGTCGTGAACAAGCTGCGCGGCACCCTGAACATCGCCGCCGTGAAGGCCCCCGGCTTCGGTGACCGCCGCAAGGAGATGCTGCGCGACATCGCCGCCGTGACCGGTGGTCAGGTTGTGTCCGAGGACCTGGGGCACCGCCTGGAGAACGTCGGCATGGACATGCTGGGCCGCGCCAAGCGCATCCGCATCACCAAGGACGAGACCACCATCATCGACGGCCAGGGCAACCAGGCCGAGATCGACGCCCGCGTGAACGCGATCAAGGCGGAACTCGACACCACCGACTCCGACTACGCCCGCGAGAAGCTCCAGGAGCGCCTCGCCAAGCTGGCGGGCGGCGTGGCCGTGATCCGCGTGGGCGCGGCGACCGAGACCGAACTCAAGGAGAAGAAGCACCGCTACGAGGACGCCCTCTCCACCGCTCGCTCGGCGGTCGAGGAAGGCATCGTCGCGGGCGGCGGCACCACGCTGCTGCGCGTGATCCCCGCCGTGCGCAAGGCCGCCGAGGGCCTGGAGGGCGACGAGGCCACCGGTGCGCGCATCCTGATCCGCGCCCTGGAGGAGCCCGCCCGCCAGATCGCCGCGAACGCCGGTGAGGAAGGCAGCGTCGTCGTGAACGCGGTCATCAACTCCGACAAGCCCCGCTTCGGCTTCAACGCCGCGACGGGCGAGTACGTGGACGACATGATCGCCGCCGGTATCGTGGATCCCGCCAAGGTGACCCGCACCGCGCTCCAGAACGCGGCGAGCATCGGCGCCCTGATCCTGACGACGGAAGCCATCGTCAGCGACAAGCCCGAGAAGGCGGCTGCGGCCCCCGCGGGTGGCGGCGCGCCCGACATGGGCGGGATGGACTTCTAA
- the groES gene encoding co-chaperone GroES — protein sequence MLKPLGDRVLVEIIEETEQKTAGGLYVPDTAKEKSQRGKVMAVGNGKLLDNGTRVALDVKEGDTVYFAKYGGTEVNLDGKNYSILSERDILAIVE from the coding sequence ATGTTGAAACCATTGGGCGACCGCGTTCTCGTGGAGATCATCGAGGAAACCGAGCAGAAGACCGCCGGGGGCCTGTACGTGCCTGACACCGCCAAGGAGAAGAGCCAGCGCGGGAAGGTCATGGCCGTCGGCAACGGCAAGCTGCTCGACAACGGAACGCGCGTCGCGCTGGACGTGAAGGAGGGCGACACCGTGTACTTCGCCAAGTACGGCGGCACGGAAGTCAACCTGGACGGCAAGAACTACTCCATCCTCAGCGAGCGCGACATTCTCGCCATCGTCGAGTAA
- a CDS encoding GGDEF domain-containing protein gives MPRPNILARPAFEEAFEALNGAPVTLAVLDLDHFKQLNDTLGHAEGDRVLRGVERLLSGSLPSGSIVGRIGGDEYAVLLPETAAETALILFDEVIKHFHIHRDPHWPRTLGLSVGLAARPAHAHTFADLYRAADEALLRAKREGRSRACIYVEGKMVLKSNYYPKSQLERLTKLSGALGRTEASLLREALDSLIERYREAL, from the coding sequence ATGCCCCGTCCCAACATCCTGGCCCGCCCCGCCTTCGAGGAGGCCTTCGAGGCCCTGAACGGTGCCCCGGTGACCCTGGCCGTCCTGGACCTCGACCATTTCAAGCAGCTCAACGACACGCTGGGCCACGCCGAGGGGGACCGGGTGCTGCGCGGGGTGGAGCGGCTGCTCTCGGGGAGCCTGCCCAGCGGCAGCATCGTGGGGAGGATCGGCGGGGACGAGTACGCCGTCCTGCTGCCCGAGACCGCCGCCGAGACCGCCCTGATCCTCTTCGACGAGGTCATCAAGCACTTCCACATCCACCGCGACCCGCACTGGCCGCGCACCCTGGGCCTGAGCGTGGGGCTGGCGGCCCGTCCCGCCCACGCCCACACCTTCGCCGACCTCTACCGCGCCGCCGACGAGGCGCTGCTGCGGGCCAAGCGCGAGGGCCGCTCGCGGGCGTGCATCTATGTGGAGGGCAAGATGGTGCTGAAGAGCAACTATTACCCCAAGAGCCAACTCGAGCGGCTGACCAAGCTCTCGGGGGCGCTGGGCCGGACGGAGGCGTCGCTGCTGCGGGAGGCGCTCGACAGCCTGATCGAGCGGTACCGGGAGGCGTTGTGA
- a CDS encoding nucleoside deaminase, which translates to MGRGEWGAEGERVPPTAGHRLLAAGWHAALSEAWEAYRHGSYPIGAAVVDGEGQVIARGRNRLGEPRGVAGVISGHELAHAEINALLDLPHTEPPEVRTWTLLTTVQPCPQCAGAVAMSGLRALEYAAPDPWAGSTHILTHDPYVSRKGIRVGQAPEAVQRLALRLALVGFLGEGYHPDSPFLKTFTEYVEDWAHAARLHEAGTLRTLRDRGAGLDEVLEVLA; encoded by the coding sequence GTGGGGAGGGGTGAGTGGGGAGCGGAAGGGGAACGAGTTCCACCCACCGCGGGCCACCGACTTCTGGCGGCTGGATGGCACGCTGCTCTCTCCGAAGCCTGGGAAGCCTACCGTCACGGGTCCTACCCCATCGGCGCCGCTGTAGTGGACGGGGAAGGGCAGGTGATCGCGCGGGGGCGCAACCGATTGGGGGAGCCCCGGGGTGTGGCGGGCGTGATTAGCGGGCATGAGTTGGCGCACGCGGAGATCAACGCGCTGCTCGACCTGCCCCATACGGAGCCCCCCGAGGTCCGCACCTGGACCCTGCTGACGACCGTGCAGCCCTGCCCGCAGTGCGCCGGGGCGGTTGCCATGAGCGGGCTGCGGGCGCTGGAGTACGCCGCCCCTGACCCCTGGGCGGGCTCGACCCACATCCTCACGCACGACCCCTACGTGTCGCGCAAGGGGATTCGGGTGGGCCAGGCGCCGGAAGCCGTGCAGCGGCTGGCACTCCGCCTCGCCCTCGTCGGCTTTCTGGGGGAGGGATACCACCCGGACAGTCCCTTCCTGAAGACCTTCACGGAGTACGTGGAGGACTGGGCGCACGCGGCGCGGCTTCATGAGGCGGGCACTCTTCGCACATTGCGGGACCGGGGCGCGGGCCTGGATGAGGTGCTGGAGGTTCTGGCGTGA
- a CDS encoding class I SAM-dependent methyltransferase: MSWIFDERAHAGLEHLTPEHVEAYDAKAQVEPAPDVQLLQQLGLSHSQVLIDFGAGTGEFALSAARVCGRVIAVDVSPLMLDVLRRKAEARGITNVGCVEAGFLTYRHPGEPVDFVYSRNALHHLPDFWKVEALRRIHRLLRPGGVLRLRDLVYGFGPEEMDERIGAWLQAAPLTAAQGFPRSELEAHVRDEFSTYTWLLEVMLERAGFVVVESMCSASGIFAEYVCRKP; this comes from the coding sequence ATGTCCTGGATTTTCGATGAACGCGCCCACGCGGGCCTGGAGCACCTCACCCCGGAGCACGTCGAGGCCTACGACGCCAAAGCGCAGGTGGAGCCCGCGCCCGATGTGCAGCTCCTCCAGCAGCTCGGGCTGTCCCACTCTCAGGTCCTGATCGACTTCGGCGCGGGCACCGGAGAGTTCGCGCTGTCCGCCGCGCGGGTGTGTGGGCGTGTGATCGCCGTGGACGTCTCACCGCTCATGCTGGACGTGCTGCGCCGCAAAGCGGAGGCGCGGGGCATCACGAACGTTGGGTGCGTTGAGGCGGGCTTCCTGACGTACCGGCACCCGGGTGAGCCGGTGGACTTCGTGTACTCGCGCAACGCATTACATCACCTGCCCGACTTCTGGAAGGTAGAGGCCCTGCGGCGCATTCACAGGCTGCTCAGGCCAGGTGGAGTGCTGCGTTTAAGGGATCTGGTGTATGGCTTCGGGCCTGAGGAGATGGACGAACGCATCGGCGCGTGGCTGCAAGCTGCACCGCTGACCGCCGCGCAAGGGTTCCCGAGGAGTGAGCTGGAAGCGCACGTGCGGGATGAATTCAGCACGTATACGTGGTTGCTGGAGGTGATGCTGGAGCGGGCGGGCTTCGTGGTGGTGGAATCGATGTGCAGCGCGTCGGGTATCTTCGCGGAGTACGTGTGCCGGAAACCCTGA
- a CDS encoding M23 family metallopeptidase, producing MAAPHPGEVRLRRPPRPLRRLVALAAVLALLAGVLSLLWPSIEQARRYAALLSAPVPAAGSLPNPLPGQRFADTWGGARSGGRRHEGVDIFAPRGTPIRATTRGLVLNVGENRLGGRTVMVLGPGGQRHYYAHLDRYADLKEGEWIEAGTVVGYVGDSGNARGTPTHLHYGIYTPTGAINPYPLLRQE from the coding sequence ATGGCCGCGCCCCATCCTGGAGAGGTGCGCCTGCGCCGACCTCCCCGCCCCCTGCGCCGCCTCGTGGCCCTCGCCGCCGTCCTCGCGCTTCTGGCGGGCGTCCTGTCCCTGCTGTGGCCCTCCATCGAGCAGGCCCGGCGCTACGCGGCGCTGCTCTCGGCCCCGGTTCCGGCGGCGGGGAGCTTGCCCAACCCGCTGCCCGGCCAGCGGTTCGCGGACACCTGGGGTGGGGCGCGCAGCGGGGGCCGCCGCCACGAGGGGGTGGACATCTTCGCACCGCGTGGCACGCCGATCCGGGCCACCACGCGCGGCCTCGTCCTGAATGTCGGGGAGAACCGGCTGGGCGGGCGCACGGTGATGGTCCTGGGACCCGGCGGGCAGCGGCACTACTACGCGCACCTCGACCGGTATGCCGACCTCAAGGAAGGGGAATGGATCGAGGCCGGGACGGTCGTGGGCTATGTGGGGGACAGCGGCAATGCGAGGGGGACACCCACGCACCTGCACTACGGCATCTACACCCCGACCGGGGCGATCAATCCGTACCCGCTGCTCAGACAGGAGTAG
- a CDS encoding arsenate reductase ArsC — protein sequence MKRVLILCTHNSARSQMAEALSRAAARDLGVALDVHSAGTEATFIKEGAKTVMAEIGLSLDGHTSKTLWDVPEPRSFDYVVTVCDGAAERCPVYPGQTVRLHYPFPDPSGGSLEDWRAVRDGMREQFGQFVGALRDGTPPPSTR from the coding sequence GTGAAGCGCGTCCTGATCCTCTGCACCCACAACTCCGCCCGCAGCCAGATGGCCGAGGCGCTCTCCCGCGCGGCGGCACGGGACCTTGGCGTCGCGCTCGATGTCCACAGCGCGGGGACGGAGGCAACCTTCATCAAGGAGGGCGCGAAGACTGTCATGGCCGAGATCGGCCTGAGCCTGGACGGACACACCAGCAAGACGCTGTGGGACGTGCCCGAGCCCCGGAGCTTCGACTACGTGGTCACCGTTTGTGACGGTGCCGCCGAGCGTTGCCCGGTCTATCCCGGCCAGACCGTCCGGCTGCACTACCCGTTTCCCGATCCCTCTGGTGGGAGCCTGGAGGATTGGCGGGCCGTGCGCGACGGGATGAGGGAGCAGTTCGGGCAGTTCGTGGGGGCGCTGCGGGACGGGACGCCACCCCCCTCCACCCGCTAG
- a CDS encoding RluA family pseudouridine synthase codes for MALNGGYTYREELGGRARGLTVLAYLTRRYPHSDESEWRARLDRGEVSLDGEVARGGEELRPGQHLEWRRPPWPEEEVPLGYELLYRDAALLAVGKPSGLPTLPGGGFLDHTLLSVVRRDFPGATPLHRLGRGTSGLVLFARTAEAASVLTRAWRDGGVRKVYRALASGVAEQESYTIATPIGPVPHPRLGSVFAASPGGKPSLSQARVLERRPDQTLFEVDIPTGRPHQIRIHLASVGHPLVGDPLYAPGGVPRADLPGLPGDGGYLLHAARLTFPHPLSGETLTLHAPPPPQLLTADEPSP; via the coding sequence ATGGCCCTCAATGGCGGCTACACCTACCGCGAGGAACTGGGAGGCCGGGCGCGGGGCCTGACCGTCCTCGCCTACCTGACGCGGCGGTATCCGCACTCGGACGAGTCGGAATGGCGCGCCCGACTGGACCGGGGCGAGGTCAGCCTGGACGGCGAGGTGGCGCGGGGCGGCGAGGAATTACGGCCCGGCCAGCACCTCGAATGGCGGCGCCCCCCCTGGCCCGAGGAGGAGGTGCCGCTGGGCTACGAACTCCTCTACCGGGACGCGGCGCTTCTGGCGGTGGGTAAGCCGAGTGGGCTCCCCACCCTGCCGGGCGGCGGATTCCTCGACCACACGCTGCTCAGCGTGGTTCGCCGCGACTTCCCGGGGGCCACCCCGCTGCACCGCCTGGGGCGCGGCACCTCCGGGCTGGTGCTGTTCGCGCGTACCGCCGAGGCCGCCTCCGTGCTGACGCGGGCGTGGCGTGACGGGGGGGTGCGGAAGGTCTACCGGGCGCTCGCGTCCGGCGTGGCGGAGCAGGAGTCGTACACCATCGCCACTCCCATCGGCCCCGTGCCGCACCCCCGGCTGGGCAGCGTGTTCGCGGCGAGTCCAGGGGGCAAACCCTCTTTAAGCCAGGCCCGGGTGCTGGAACGTCGCCCGGACCAGACCCTCTTCGAGGTGGATATCCCCACCGGGCGCCCGCACCAGATCCGCATTCACCTCGCCTCGGTGGGGCACCCGCTCGTGGGCGATCCGCTGTACGCGCCGGGCGGGGTGCCGAGGGCTGACCTCCCCGGATTGCCGGGCGACGGCGGCTACCTGCTCCACGCGGCGCGGTTGACCTTTCCGCACCCGCTGAGCGGCGAAACCCTGACCCTGCACGCCCCGCCCCCACCACAGTTGCTCACGGCGGACGAGCCTTCCCCGTGA
- a CDS encoding M16 family metallopeptidase, with product MTIVAAPRAHVWTLEGGLTLAFERRPGPGFAFDLRVPVGSAHDPVGREGSAGVLEEWLYKGAGGRDARGFQDALDDLGLRRSGGVGPEATRFGVSGLGADLPAALGLVADLLRRPALPPGELPVLTDLARQDLEGLEDSPPDLLAVEARRLAFPRPPVSPFAGYAHPASGTPEGLSRLTVENLHTFFTRYGTRGSVLGVVADAEPGEVRSLVERAFAGWGPGEAGEVPADFRPGLRAHVPHGEAEQTHLSVTAPGVSPGSPDWLAWQVALTALSGGSASRLFHAVREERGLAYSVSASPVLLGGRGFLSAYAGSTPERAPETLEVLLAELARLPRGLTDAEFGRARAGLAASVVFGAESLRARAGGLTRDLAVFGRVRPVAELRASLAALTLDRVNAFLAGYDPAPAATVVTLGPGEAA from the coding sequence GTGACGATTGTGGCCGCGCCCCGGGCGCACGTGTGGACCCTGGAGGGGGGCCTGACCCTGGCGTTCGAGCGCCGCCCGGGGCCGGGCTTCGCGTTCGACCTGCGCGTGCCGGTGGGCAGCGCCCACGATCCCGTGGGCCGGGAGGGCTCGGCGGGCGTGCTGGAGGAGTGGCTCTACAAGGGCGCCGGGGGCCGGGACGCGCGGGGCTTTCAGGACGCGCTCGACGACCTGGGCCTGCGCCGGAGCGGGGGCGTCGGCCCCGAGGCGACCCGCTTTGGCGTGAGCGGGCTGGGAGCGGACCTCCCCGCCGCCCTGGGGCTGGTCGCCGACCTGCTGCGGCGCCCGGCCCTCCCGCCGGGGGAACTGCCCGTCCTGACCGACCTCGCCCGGCAGGACCTGGAGGGGCTGGAGGACAGCCCGCCCGACCTCCTCGCGGTGGAGGCGCGGCGGCTCGCCTTTCCCCGGCCCCCGGTCTCCCCCTTCGCGGGCTACGCGCACCCGGCGAGCGGCACGCCGGAGGGGCTCTCACGCCTCACCGTGGAGAATCTCCACACCTTTTTTACCCGTTACGGCACCCGGGGAAGTGTCCTCGGCGTGGTGGCCGACGCCGAGCCCGGGGAGGTGCGCTCGCTGGTCGAGCGGGCTTTTGCCGGGTGGGGGCCGGGCGAGGCCGGGGAGGTGCCCGCCGATTTCCGGCCCGGCCTGCGCGCCCACGTCCCGCACGGGGAGGCCGAGCAGACGCACCTGAGCGTGACGGCGCCGGGGGTCTCGCCGGGCAGCCCCGACTGGCTGGCCTGGCAGGTCGCCCTGACCGCGCTCTCGGGGGGCAGCGCGAGCCGCCTCTTCCACGCGGTGCGCGAGGAGCGGGGGCTGGCCTACAGCGTCAGCGCGTCGCCCGTCCTGCTGGGGGGGCGGGGCTTCCTGTCGGCCTACGCGGGCAGCACGCCCGAGCGGGCACCCGAGACCCTGGAGGTCCTGCTCGCCGAACTCGCCCGGTTGCCGCGGGGCCTGACGGACGCCGAGTTCGGGCGCGCCCGGGCAGGTCTGGCCGCCAGCGTCGTGTTCGGCGCCGAAAGCCTGCGCGCCCGCGCGGGGGGCCTGACCCGTGACCTCGCCGTGTTCGGGCGGGTCCGTCCGGTGGCGGAGCTGCGCGCCAGCCTGGCGGCCCTCACCCTGGACCGGGTGAATGCCTTCCTGGCCGGGTACGATCCCGCCCCGGCGGCGACCGTCGTGACCCTCGGTCCCGGGGAGGCCGCGTGA